Part of the uncultured Methanobrevibacter sp. genome, CCTCGATAAAAAACACCAATATCTCCCAAAGTTATTTTTTTCCAATTTTCTTTTTTAAATTGTAATTTTTGTGTGAAAATCTGTTGCATCAAATATTTTTTAAATTGAATATTTTTATTTAATTTATCAGTTAACAGTTTTATAATTTTATTTAAGTATAAAAACAAGCTACTAATTTTATTTTGTTCTTTAATAGATTTTGGAATGAAATGAGTAGTGTTAAAAAAATCTCCAACAGTAATATTTAGTAAACCATGGTTTCTAGCTCCTTCAACAGCTATTTTATAGATTTCTTTATACCATTTATTCGTTTCAAAGTAGATTTCTAAAAAATTAGAACTGATATTTTTCGGCTTAAAACAAATATATAATGTAGAAACTGCTCCTTTATCATATTTATTTAATTTTTTTATAGTTCCATAAGGATAACCATTTGAATAACTTTTATTAAATGCAAAATCTCCTTTTCTTAAAATATAATAATTTTCAAGACTTTTACTAGCTACTATTTTATTAAAAAAACTTATTTGATCTATTAATCCATATTTAGCAGAAATTGTAAGGGGCAATTTTGTTTCAAGAGATTTATTTTTCTCGGTTATTCTTTCAGTTATTTCATTTAATTTTACTTCCACCCATTCTTCAACATATTCATTAAACCGTAAGTGATGTTTTTAATCTAAACTGTTTTATATCGCAACAGTTAAATAATAATTTATGATTTCAAGAAAACAAATTGGTTTTATCGCATCGATAATTGTAATGATTGTAGTTTATGGGGCTTCTTCTTCACCGATTCCTTTGTATTCAAATTTTCAGTCTGCACTTGGAATTTCAAAAGCTAGTTTATCTTTAACTGCAGTTACATATTTTTTAGGGACGGTTATTAGTTTACTTTTCTTTGGAAGGGTGTCTAATTATATTGGAAGGCGTAAAACAATATTGATTACAATTTTAATGGCTATTATTGGTTGTTTGTCTTTTATTTATATTAATTCATTTGAAATATTTTTAGTAGCAAGATTAGTGCAGGGAATTTCATGTGGGCTTGCTTCAAGTTGTGTTGCTGCTTATATGGTTGATACAACACCTAATGAGTCATCAACATTATCTGCTATTGTTACAAGTGGATGTACTATGATTGGACTTACTTTTGGTTCATTTTCCAGTGCTGTTTTAATGAATTTAAGTTTAAGTACAGTATTTGTGTTAATAATTATTTTATTAGTTATATCTGCAATTTTAATTGTTTTAGGTGAAGAAACAGTTGAGGTACATGATGGGGTTTTAAGTTCTATTAAGCCTTATGTTGAGTTTCCATCTGAAATAAGGTACTTATTGATTCCTGCTTCTGCAATATTTGTGGGTACATGGGCTGTTGGGGGTTTTTATCAGGCATTTTCTTCAACTATTGCTGTTGATCAGTTTGGTGTTAAAAATGCAATTCTTGCAGCTGCAATATTTTCATCTTTAATGGCGCCGCAAATACTTGGGAATACTTTAATTAAATATATCAGTAATGTTAAAGCTCAACGTTTGGGAATGGTATTGTTTTCAGTATCTATGATTTTAATTGTTGTAAGTTTTGAGTATAAATTAGTGTGGTTATTTTTAATTTTAAGTATTTTGGCAGCTATTTTCATTGGTATTAGTTTTGCTTCTACTATGGAGATAATTTTGTCTAAAATTAAACAATCTCAAAGAGCTGGTGTATTATCAACAATATATTTGATTTCTTATGGTGGTCCTGCTATTATTAATTTGATTGTTGGGCAAATTGGAAATGCGTATACATTGATTGAAATAACTGTTGGTTATACTTTATTTGTTTTGTTTACAACATTGATAACCATAATTTTTACAAGAAATTAATTAAACTAGGATACTTTTATATATTTTTATTAATAAACTTTAATCACAAAATAAAAAAATTAAGGTTTTTATAATGAGAGGCGGAGAAGCAATAATTGAATCCCTTAAGAAAATGGGGGTAAATACAATATTTGGTTATCCTGGAGGACAGACCATACCGTTTTATGATATGTTATATGATGCAGATATGGATCATATATTGGTTAGACATGAACAGTGTGCAGCTCATGCAGCAGATGGATTTGCAAGGGCTTCTGGTAATGTTGGTGTGTGTTTGGCTACTTCTGGTCCTGGTGCAACTAATCTTGTAACTGGTATTGCTACTGCTTATATGGATTCTTCTCCAATCATAGCTATTACTGGTCAAGTACCGACTCATTTAATAGGTAATGATGCTTTTCAGGAAGCTGATATTATAGGAATTACTATGCCTATTACTAAGCATAGTTTTCAGCCAAAAGATCCTAATTTAATACCTTCCATTGTTAAAACAAGTTTTGAAATTGCTGAAAGTGGAAGGCCAGGGCCTGTTGTAATTGATGTTCCAAAGGAGATTCAGGAAGGTGAATTAACTTCTTTTGATGATTCATTAATTTCAACACCGGGATATAATCCAACTGTAAAAGGTAATATTAAACAAGTTAGAAAAGCTAGAGACTTAATAAAAGGAGCTAAAAAACCAATTATCCTTGCAGGTGCAGGAGTTATATTAGCTAATGCTTCTAAAGAGTTAAAAGAATTATCTTATTTGATTAATGCTCCTGTTATGACTTCATTACTTGGTAAGGGAGCTATTGATGAAACTGATGATATGGCTTTAGGTATGCTTGGAATGCATGGAAGAAAAGTAGCTAATGACTCTATAAATGATAGTGATTTAATAATAGCTATTGGTATAAGATTTTCAGATAGGGCAACTGGAAGGTTAGATAGTTTTGCTCCTAATTCTAAAGTTATTCATATAGATATTGATCCTGCTGAAATTGGTAAAAATGTTGATGTGGATTTACCTATTGTAGGTGATGCTAAAAATGTTTTAACTTCATTAAATAAGACTTTAAAAGATTATCAAAGTAATGATGATGCAAAAAATTGGGTTAAACTTCTTCAGCAACGTAAACATGAATTTTCCCCAAGAGTTACTTATGATGATGTTCCATTAAAACCACAAAGTGTTATTAAGGAGATTAGTGAAGTTTTAACTCCTGATTCAATTTTAACAACTGATGTAGGTCAAAATCAGATGTGGGCTGCTCATTTCTATGATACTCAAAGGCCACGTAAGTTTATATCTTCTGGTGGTTTAGGAACTATGGGATTCGGATTCCCTGCAGCTATTGGAGCTAAAGTAGCATGTCCAGAAGATCCTGTTGTATCTATTAATGGTGATGGTGGATTTTTAATGGTTTGTCAGGAATTAGCTACTGTTAAAGATTATGATCTTCCAGTTATTGCAGTTGTTTTAGAAAATAGGACTCTTGGAATGGTATATCAATGGCAAAATTTATTATATAATGAAAGATATTCTGAAACTAAATTAGGTTCAAGTCCTGATTTTGTTAAATTAGCTGAAAGTTTTGGAGTTAATGCTACTAGAATTACAGAACCTGGTGAGACTAAAGAAGCATTAAAAACAGCTATTAAAGATAATGAACCAATTTTATTAGATATTGTTATAGATAAAGATGAA contains:
- a CDS encoding MFS transporter — protein: MISRKQIGFIASIIVMIVVYGASSSPIPLYSNFQSALGISKASLSLTAVTYFLGTVISLLFFGRVSNYIGRRKTILITILMAIIGCLSFIYINSFEIFLVARLVQGISCGLASSCVAAYMVDTTPNESSTLSAIVTSGCTMIGLTFGSFSSAVLMNLSLSTVFVLIIILLVISAILIVLGEETVEVHDGVLSSIKPYVEFPSEIRYLLIPASAIFVGTWAVGGFYQAFSSTIAVDQFGVKNAILAAAIFSSLMAPQILGNTLIKYISNVKAQRLGMVLFSVSMILIVVSFEYKLVWLFLILSILAAIFIGISFASTMEIILSKIKQSQRAGVLSTIYLISYGGPAIINLIVGQIGNAYTLIEITVGYTLFVLFTTLITIIFTRN
- a CDS encoding acetolactate synthase large subunit — protein: MRGGEAIIESLKKMGVNTIFGYPGGQTIPFYDMLYDADMDHILVRHEQCAAHAADGFARASGNVGVCLATSGPGATNLVTGIATAYMDSSPIIAITGQVPTHLIGNDAFQEADIIGITMPITKHSFQPKDPNLIPSIVKTSFEIAESGRPGPVVIDVPKEIQEGELTSFDDSLISTPGYNPTVKGNIKQVRKARDLIKGAKKPIILAGAGVILANASKELKELSYLINAPVMTSLLGKGAIDETDDMALGMLGMHGRKVANDSINDSDLIIAIGIRFSDRATGRLDSFAPNSKVIHIDIDPAEIGKNVDVDLPIVGDAKNVLTSLNKTLKDYQSNDDAKNWVKLLQQRKHEFSPRVTYDDVPLKPQSVIKEISEVLTPDSILTTDVGQNQMWAAHFYDTQRPRKFISSGGLGTMGFGFPAAIGAKVACPEDPVVSINGDGGFLMVCQELATVKDYDLPVIAVVLENRTLGMVYQWQNLLYNERYSETKLGSSPDFVKLAESFGVNATRITEPGETKEALKTAIKDNEPILLDIVIDKDETLPMVPPGAAIDEMIGEYKLEKDV